From one Halothece sp. PCC 7418 genomic stretch:
- a CDS encoding IS607 family transposase: protein MSYVSPQEASKQLGVSVSTLRRWDKEGKIKSIRTPGGQRRFSISEYEDQTEKPTVCYARVSTHSQRDDLERQIDFLRQAYPRAELVKEVGSGLNFRRRKFLSLLERIYQGDVGCLVCAYSDRLVRFGFPLIEWLCSQAECKLVVLNERNLSPEQELVEDILSILHCFSARLYGLGKYRKQVELALQEKAEASNVEVNSQRCQEDQGISI, encoded by the coding sequence ATGTCCTATGTCAGCCCCCAAGAAGCCTCCAAACAACTTGGAGTCTCAGTCTCTACCCTTAGAAGATGGGATAAAGAAGGAAAGATCAAATCCATCCGCACCCCAGGAGGACAACGACGATTCTCAATCTCGGAGTATGAAGACCAGACAGAGAAACCCACTGTTTGCTATGCAAGAGTCTCTACTCATTCCCAAAGAGATGACCTTGAACGACAAATTGACTTTCTGCGTCAAGCATACCCAAGAGCAGAACTGGTCAAAGAAGTTGGATCAGGACTCAATTTTAGGCGGCGAAAGTTCCTCTCCTTACTGGAGCGAATTTACCAAGGTGATGTCGGATGCCTTGTCTGCGCTTACTCCGACCGACTCGTTAGATTTGGCTTCCCCCTCATTGAGTGGCTCTGTAGTCAAGCAGAATGTAAACTCGTGGTTCTCAATGAAAGAAATCTCTCTCCAGAACAAGAACTCGTTGAAGATATCTTGTCCATCCTCCACTGTTTCTCTGCTCGGTTATACGGACTCGGAAAGTACCGAAAACAAGTCGAACTTGCCCTACAAGAAAAAGCCGAGGCATCGAACGTCGAAGTCAACTCCCAACGCTGTCAAGAAGATCAGGGTATATCCATCTAA
- a CDS encoding tetratricopeptide repeat protein, whose protein sequence is MTSNSQPQTSITHLHQEAETALVQKKFQNAISLCRQILKLDPNFALAYHNLGKALAAIGDLETAAETYQQAITLEPSSALAYANLGSIYAKKEKWQDALKCYQKAIELKPDLAGVYRNLARVWERLDQPQQAVEARERAYSLEPNQVTPQQRLNLGDEFLKLGQIEKAIVSYQRAVEAAPQWAEAYQRLGDSLAKAGRQEEAKAALTKKMECDQQNTLSSADSVSTTNNGKSEPSIKPEEEFSHYKGLAQTHAEQQKWQDVITTAKTALTKGEDAQTWHLLGKALQLTNQPQEAESCYFKAIALQPLPESYANLGSLYAKKKQWQQAVSYYQQALKLDDQQAGIWKNLARALAKAGEKNKATLAWSRSYCLEPNQKTAEEHLELGDELAQQQNLTEAITSYQYAIQQKPNWALAHYRLGEVLKNAGREEEAAASLRQAIECHENDSSQVAQLTPTPESEEEKTETEGNSGTITPATEQNECQFLLQKALEKDDAPTYVELTQAYLKNEQPQRAIAAARQALAIEPEVNAYRWLAKALQEAKQLPEAKQYYQKAMALAPNWADLKVDLGDWHLLQKQWQRAITCYRKALKLAPNQSRAYKGLALAFEGMGKPAKAIEYRYQALSQSNDETTLKECIKLARGLAKQKKCQEAITCYRKALSLDPEAADVQQELGDLFTRQGQAKEAIPLYRQVLQKNPDAIQTWQALGNALTEVGEREEANACYQQAQWLLSANKETELPATLTHISSDNTTVESALALQQAAEAAIQRGESELALKQYQEAFALLTGQKTTTGQVDIFLFSGTEVERLSLENTGNQSLESLTGLTFFASTFPTFTKGLSRLLETMAKWKWLFSQSSPEQFSGKKETPAVIEATQQETPEEETTGFSPEPLSVMERRARACFNAEDWDRCLIICEELVKHYPTHGEGYKLLGQVHYRKGDLSSALEAYSQAITLQPEELDARLWSGQILASQGQWQQAIACYQQALQQDSQRWDVYHHLGEALEASGDVESAIMAYKKATEIAG, encoded by the coding sequence ATGACTTCTAATTCCCAGCCCCAAACCAGCATCACTCATCTACACCAAGAAGCAGAAACTGCCCTTGTTCAGAAAAAGTTTCAAAACGCCATTTCTCTTTGTCGCCAAATCCTAAAGTTAGATCCTAATTTTGCCCTTGCTTATCACAATTTAGGAAAAGCATTAGCAGCAATCGGTGATTTAGAAACAGCAGCAGAAACCTATCAACAAGCAATTACACTTGAACCGAGTAGTGCTCTTGCTTATGCTAACTTGGGCTCAATTTATGCCAAAAAAGAAAAGTGGCAAGATGCCTTGAAGTGCTATCAAAAAGCGATTGAATTGAAGCCAGATTTGGCTGGAGTGTATCGTAATCTAGCGCGAGTATGGGAGCGATTGGATCAGCCTCAACAAGCCGTTGAAGCCAGAGAACGCGCTTATAGCCTAGAACCCAATCAGGTCACTCCTCAACAACGTCTAAACCTCGGAGATGAATTCTTAAAACTGGGTCAAATCGAGAAAGCAATTGTGTCTTATCAGCGAGCGGTAGAAGCTGCTCCACAGTGGGCTGAGGCTTACCAACGCTTAGGAGATTCCTTGGCAAAAGCGGGAAGACAAGAGGAAGCAAAAGCAGCCCTGACTAAAAAAATGGAATGTGATCAGCAAAATACTCTTTCTTCAGCTGATTCCGTATCAACAACTAATAATGGCAAGAGCGAGCCTTCTATCAAACCAGAGGAGGAGTTTAGTCATTACAAAGGGTTAGCTCAAACTCATGCTGAACAGCAAAAATGGCAGGATGTAATCACAACAGCTAAGACAGCACTGACCAAGGGAGAAGATGCACAAACTTGGCACTTGTTAGGAAAAGCATTACAGCTTACGAATCAGCCTCAAGAAGCAGAATCTTGTTATTTTAAGGCAATTGCCCTTCAACCTTTGCCGGAATCCTATGCGAACTTGGGAAGCCTATATGCTAAGAAGAAACAATGGCAGCAGGCAGTTTCCTATTATCAGCAAGCCTTGAAACTGGATGATCAACAAGCAGGGATTTGGAAAAATTTGGCGCGGGCGTTAGCTAAAGCAGGGGAGAAAAATAAAGCAACATTAGCATGGTCTCGCAGTTATTGCTTAGAGCCGAATCAGAAAACTGCTGAAGAGCATTTAGAATTAGGCGATGAACTGGCTCAACAGCAAAACCTAACAGAGGCAATTACTTCTTATCAATATGCAATTCAGCAAAAACCGAACTGGGCTTTGGCTCACTATCGACTGGGAGAAGTGCTCAAGAATGCTGGACGCGAAGAAGAAGCAGCTGCTAGTTTACGACAAGCAATTGAGTGTCACGAGAATGATTCCTCCCAAGTTGCTCAACTGACTCCAACTCCCGAATCAGAAGAAGAGAAAACTGAAACTGAGGGAAATTCGGGCACAATTACGCCAGCAACAGAACAGAATGAGTGTCAGTTCCTCTTGCAGAAAGCCCTTGAAAAGGATGATGCACCCACTTATGTCGAACTGACGCAAGCCTACTTGAAAAACGAACAGCCTCAGCGCGCGATCGCGGCAGCACGTCAAGCCCTAGCGATTGAACCTGAGGTCAATGCTTACCGTTGGTTAGCTAAAGCTCTCCAAGAAGCAAAACAACTCCCAGAAGCAAAACAGTATTATCAAAAAGCCATGGCACTTGCCCCAAATTGGGCTGACTTAAAGGTAGATTTGGGAGATTGGCACTTGCTGCAAAAGCAGTGGCAACGGGCAATAACTTGTTATCGGAAAGCATTGAAACTGGCTCCTAACCAGAGTAGAGCTTACAAGGGATTAGCTCTGGCTTTTGAGGGTATGGGAAAACCCGCTAAGGCAATTGAATACCGATATCAAGCATTGTCACAAAGCAACGATGAGACAACCCTAAAAGAGTGTATTAAGTTAGCAAGAGGGTTAGCTAAACAGAAAAAATGCCAAGAAGCAATCACTTGTTATCGCAAAGCATTGAGTTTAGACCCTGAAGCTGCCGACGTGCAGCAGGAATTAGGAGATCTGTTTACTCGGCAAGGACAAGCGAAAGAAGCAATCCCTCTTTATCGCCAAGTGTTACAGAAGAATCCAGATGCTATTCAAACTTGGCAAGCCTTGGGAAATGCGTTAACTGAAGTCGGAGAGCGCGAAGAAGCGAATGCTTGCTACCAGCAGGCGCAATGGCTTCTGAGTGCAAATAAAGAAACAGAATTGCCAGCAACACTGACCCATATATCCAGCGACAACACAACAGTAGAATCTGCCCTAGCACTACAGCAAGCAGCAGAAGCAGCCATACAGCGTGGAGAATCAGAACTAGCGCTAAAACAATATCAGGAGGCTTTCGCTCTTCTAACAGGACAAAAGACGACAACTGGACAAGTTGATATTTTTCTATTTTCTGGTACTGAAGTGGAACGATTATCGTTGGAAAACACTGGGAATCAATCATTAGAATCCCTCACAGGGTTAACATTTTTTGCGAGTACCTTTCCGACCTTTACCAAAGGATTAAGTCGGCTATTAGAAACAATGGCGAAATGGAAGTGGCTGTTCTCCCAAAGCTCCCCAGAGCAGTTTTCTGGGAAGAAAGAAACACCAGCAGTCATTGAAGCGACCCAACAAGAGACTCCAGAGGAAGAAACTACTGGTTTTTCACCAGAACCCTTATCAGTAATGGAACGGCGAGCCAGAGCTTGTTTTAATGCGGAAGACTGGGATCGTTGTCTGATTATTTGTGAGGAATTAGTCAAGCATTATCCCACCCACGGGGAAGGGTATAAATTACTGGGACAAGTGCATTATCGTAAAGGGGATTTATCTTCAGCCCTAGAAGCCTACTCCCAAGCAATCACCTTACAGCCAGAGGAATTAGATGCTCGCCTGTGGTCAGGTCAAATTTTGGCAAGTCAGGGACAATGGCAGCAAGCAATTGCTTGTTATCAACAAGCGTTACAACAAGATTCTCAACGCTGGGATGTTTATCATCATTTAGGAGAGGCTTTAGAAGCGAGCGGTGATGTTGAAAGCGCGATCATGGCCTATAAAAAAGCGACAGAAATCGCTGGGTAG
- the miaA gene encoding tRNA (adenosine(37)-N6)-dimethylallyltransferase MiaA, whose amino-acid sequence MKPSLIVICGATATGKSSLALQLAQSFPTVILSADSRQVYRNFDIGTAKPTAEEQALVPHYLIDICEPTDTLTVAEYQEQANYLIHSLPQSPLLLVGGTGLYIKAITKGLKIPRVAPQPDLRSRLQTLGQSQLYAFLKQVDPTAASKIHPNDQVRTLRALEVFYVTGQPISEQQGENPPSYPIIQIGLDCSPDELTTRISYRTEKMLASGLIEEVQGLIDQYGWSLPLLNTLGYQEIKDYLAGETNLATAKDLIILHTRQFAKRQRTWFRSQQEIIWFDPQQPHLGETVLDWLEGTSEIKNC is encoded by the coding sequence ATGAAACCGTCCTTGATTGTTATTTGCGGTGCGACTGCAACGGGAAAATCGAGTTTAGCCCTACAACTTGCCCAATCTTTCCCTACTGTTATTTTAAGTGCCGATTCTCGACAAGTTTATCGCAACTTCGATATCGGCACTGCCAAACCAACAGCAGAAGAACAAGCCTTAGTTCCTCATTATCTCATTGATATTTGTGAGCCAACTGACACCCTAACTGTTGCTGAATATCAAGAACAAGCCAACTATTTAATTCATTCTCTTCCCCAATCTCCTTTACTCTTAGTGGGGGGAACTGGATTATATATTAAAGCAATTACGAAAGGTTTAAAAATTCCTCGCGTTGCCCCACAACCCGACTTAAGATCCCGTTTGCAAACTTTAGGTCAATCTCAACTTTATGCCTTTTTAAAACAAGTTGATCCCACTGCTGCTAGTAAGATTCATCCCAATGATCAAGTGCGTACTCTGCGGGCGTTAGAAGTTTTCTATGTCACTGGTCAACCGATCAGTGAACAGCAAGGAGAAAATCCGCCTTCTTATCCAATTATACAAATTGGTTTAGATTGTTCCCCCGATGAGTTAACCACAAGAATTAGCTATCGCACAGAAAAAATGTTAGCTTCTGGCTTAATAGAAGAAGTACAAGGATTAATTGATCAATATGGTTGGTCACTCCCGTTATTAAATACCCTCGGTTATCAAGAAATTAAAGATTACTTAGCCGGAGAAACGAACTTAGCAACAGCAAAAGACTTGATTATTCTTCACACTCGTCAGTTTGCAAAACGACAACGCACTTGGTTTCGATCGCAGCAGGAAATTATCTGGTTTGATCCCCAGCAACCGCACTTAGGGGAAACTGTTTTAGACTGGTTAGAGGGAACATCCGAAATCAAAAATTGCTAG
- a CDS encoding transposase, protein MHRVWKRWLAAYRWIYNWTIEKLKKEGYISAYTLQPLARKADRPDWVKELPGHQLQEAVSDAVDAFAQAKANGGQAKFKSVKAPSQVIKFKAGNYKQGCWYPKKTKGLTFYSPESFPNECLYATQLVYQKGKWYGIFPECREESCTETDSVIALDPGVRTFLTGYDGNRVLEVGERDLGRVNRLCTHLDDLLSRIAKCNSKRKRFKMRKAATQIRHRIQNLVKDLHNKVAKFLVSCYKVIFLPTFNTSEMVLKDKRKINSKTARSMMTLSHHKFAEHLLHKAKRKGVLVVRCNESYTSKTCPECGHIHDRLGGSKKFKCPSCGYTVHRDWNGARNIMLRALAATPFTLTSNAIPSLSLLNYE, encoded by the coding sequence TTGCATCGGGTTTGGAAGCGCTGGCTAGCTGCTTACAGATGGATTTACAACTGGACTATCGAAAAATTAAAGAAAGAAGGGTATATCAGTGCATACACTCTTCAACCCTTAGCTAGAAAGGCAGATCGCCCTGACTGGGTAAAAGAACTTCCAGGACATCAATTACAGGAAGCGGTGTCTGATGCTGTTGATGCTTTTGCCCAAGCGAAAGCGAATGGTGGTCAGGCTAAGTTTAAGTCGGTTAAAGCCCCAAGTCAAGTTATAAAATTCAAAGCTGGCAACTATAAGCAAGGATGTTGGTATCCAAAGAAAACTAAAGGCTTAACCTTCTACTCTCCTGAATCATTTCCTAACGAATGCCTTTATGCAACGCAGCTAGTCTATCAAAAAGGGAAGTGGTACGGTATCTTTCCAGAATGTCGAGAGGAAAGCTGCACTGAAACTGATTCTGTAATCGCACTTGACCCAGGTGTCAGAACTTTTTTAACGGGTTACGACGGCAATAGAGTCCTAGAGGTTGGCGAGAGAGATCTTGGACGAGTTAACCGACTCTGTACACATCTCGACGACTTACTAAGCCGAATTGCCAAATGTAATTCTAAGAGAAAGCGGTTTAAGATGCGAAAAGCAGCCACACAGATACGTCATCGGATTCAAAACCTAGTTAAAGACCTTCATAACAAAGTGGCTAAGTTCTTAGTCTCTTGCTACAAGGTAATCTTTCTTCCTACCTTTAATACTTCTGAGATGGTATTGAAAGACAAAAGAAAGATTAACTCAAAGACCGCTCGTAGTATGATGACTTTGAGTCACCATAAGTTCGCTGAACATCTTTTACATAAGGCGAAACGTAAAGGAGTCTTGGTAGTCCGATGCAATGAGTCTTATACCTCTAAAACTTGCCCAGAGTGCGGTCACATTCATGATCGCTTAGGAGGAAGTAAGAAGTTTAAGTGTCCTAGTTGTGGCTACACCGTACACCGAGATTGGAATGGCGCCCGTAACATTATGCTACGGGCTTTGGCGGCAACGCCCTTTACTCTTACGAGTAATGCTATACCTAGCTTAAGTTTACTCAACTATGAGTAG